The following proteins come from a genomic window of Maylandia zebra isolate NMK-2024a linkage group LG22, Mzebra_GT3a, whole genome shotgun sequence:
- the stmn2b gene encoding stathmin-2b, with the protein MAKTAIAYKEKMKEISVLSLICSCLYPESRKNIMGDYEDMDIKPINKRASGQAFEVILKPTSPVSEVAHCITSPPKRDISLEDIQKKLEAAEDRRRCQEAHVLQTLAEKREHERDVLMKAMEENSNFSRMAEEKLQMKMEQIEENRMAYLAAMMERLQEKEKHAQEVRRNKELREALTA; encoded by the exons CTTACaaagagaagatgaaggagaTTTCAGTTCTCTCGCTCATCTGCTCCTGTCTGTATCCCGAGAGCCGCAAAAATATCATGGGCGACTATGAAG ATATGGACATAAAGCCCATTAACAAGCGCGCCTCAGGCCAGGCCTTTGAGGTCATCCTGAAGCCGACCTCCCCTGTATCTGAAGTGGCCCACTGCATCACCAgtcccccaaagagggacattTCCCTGGAGGATATCCAAAAGAAGCTGGAGGCAGCTGAGGACCGAAGACGG tgCCAGGAGGCGCATGTGCTTCAGACCTTGGCTGAGAAGCGAGAGCACGAGCGCGACGTGCTGATGAAGGCCATGGAGGAAAACAGCAACTTCAGCCGCATGGCTGAAGAGAAGCTCCAGATGAAGATGGAGCAAATCGAGGAGAACCGGATGGCTTACCTGGCCGCCATGATGGAGCGCCTGCAGGAGAAG GAGAAGCATGCACAGGAGGTGCGCAGGAACAAGGAATTGAGAGAAGCACTGACAGCGTGA